The following nucleotide sequence is from Corylus avellana chromosome ca7, CavTom2PMs-1.0.
tacaaaactGATGATgaatgtttgaaaaaaaaaaaaaaaaaaattgttctttccTTGTTTCTCACGTTCCCAACAAGAAAATATGGAATTAGAAAAGATTGAATGATTGAAAATATGAGTGTTGGCaagaatataatagaaaaaaaaaaaaagaaaagaattggaataatatttaaaagaaagtaGAGAAGAGAATAACAAATTTGTCGAAGCGTGTGTAGAAAAAGCATCAGCTAAAGTAAATAATAGTACTTTTTGATTAGGTGTATTACATGACGTTGCTTGAGATGCTCTTATTACTTCAATGCATTAATTCATTTCCCAATGGTATAAAGATTCTGAGATGTTTAATTTGCTGTATACCATTTTTGATCaccataaaattttgaaataaacgGGAATTTAACatggaattaaaataaaagttttgagtttgaacattatgTAGGTTATTTATTTAggattaaagtattaattaaattgtggggcaaaattataattttattttttcaaacaattttgCCACTTTGAAGTTAAAAGTGTAAAAGTAAGTTCGTgtaattaagagtaatgttacggAGTAGCAACCCACCAGCAACTCATCCGCATTTTTGCTAGTTAACTCAACCTGGGTTAACcagcctttaaaaaaataaaaaataaaaatttaaccaaaccaaaaacgcgtgctctctttttttttttttttttttttttttttcccccctctttCCCATTCTCCGCCCTTCTCTCTCATTCCCCTCCACCCATCACCACAACTGGCCACCACCATCCAGTGGGTACAAAGCAGACACACCGCCGCCCACCACTGGCCCTTTCCCCTCTACCCTCTCTCCCAAACCCCCAAAACTCTTCCCTCCACCCTCTTCCACCCAACAGCGCCGGCCACCACCAAGCAGTGCCTCCGACCACCACCAATTTCCGTCGAACGCCAACCATCCGGCTGATCTATCTCAACCTCACGCGGTTTGGTTGCCTCCACCCACCGAACAACACCCACACCATCTTCCTTTGCTTACCACCGGTGACACCCACCCACAagtcttttttaattttgattcttTAGGTTTTTTGGTTCTCTCATCTAGGTTTTGCTTAGTGATTTTTGCATCATTGTATTTTTGTGGGTTACGTTTTGTACTCAACCGgggtttttcattttgattcttTAGGTCTTTTGGGGTTCTTAAATGAatcttacttatcaaaaggggaatccaaatatatatatttccttttgAATTAGTGTTTGCATGTAAAATAAGTCGCAGTGAATGAATCATAATACCTATATTGATGTAATGTGTATGAGATAAACATGAATAGCTCTAAgtttaaatatgaatatttcatacattgtatactAATGATTTAGTATTGCAATTTAAGCAAATCACACATTCAACCAATAGTTGAGCAACCCTCGTAGCTGCAAAAGTATTCTCCCAAGCCAACAGCTATCACCACAAAAGCTTGATCAACAAAATGTCATTTAATTTTCTAATCAGTAGCATTAATTCAAACGCAGAATTCCATTTCATAAAATGGCAATGTGACTGACAACTGATATATTGCTTCCAACATTATTGACAAAGGAGATGAGTTCATCAATCCTTTGAACATAAATGGTTTTATTGAAATTCCTATAAAATAAGCCACACTTGATCGATCAAgctagtcttttaattttacgTATTCCCAACTCTTCCAATCCTCAGATAAATAGGAAACTTCACAACCTTATGATCTTTTCCATCTTCATTCCAAGCACGCTTAAAATCCTCAACCACATCATCGCTCAAAAGCTCCACACCCTTCTCCCTCGCCGTCTGATACGCTGACCATGATTTTAAGTAAGTAAAATAATGATctaaatccatcaatttttcAGCTACAAACTCAAATGGCCCAGTGTGATCAACTCCATCCACTGGCTCAAACGGAAAATGGATGCTCCTATACTTGTCGTCCACTAATTTACGCGCCGGCTCCCAATAGGGTTCTACAGTAATACCATAATAGGGTTTGAAGACCGAGTCGACCGAGTCATTGACTTCTGGCACGGTGTAGCACCATGCAGCTATGACACCATGAGGTTTTTTGAGTATCCATTTCACTTGTTGGTAGAAATTAGGGAGATCGAACCAGTGGAAGGCCTGAGCAATCGTCACAACATCCACGCTTGATTGAGGAGCAACTTTGCTTTCAAGCTCGGCTATAGACATGGTGGAAGGGGTTTGCTGGTATGTTATATTGGGTAGCTTTGGAGCAAAAGACAGCTGTTTTGGGCTTGTATCTGTGGCTATCACATTCTTGTACATCCCAGCTAGCTGCAAATCAAGTTGACAAATGTTGATCAAAAATTTCTCAGGGGAATTTGCATCTGCTCCCAAAATTTTAGGAGGCATTATATATCATATTCCAAAGACCTGATGTTTTAGTGATGATAGAAGTGCCCAAAGTGAATTTTGCCTAATATCCCATATTCAGAAAAAGGCTGCAACTTTtaggaagaggaaagagaaaaagaaactcacAGATTGAGCAGCCTGACCGCTGCCGGTGCCGACGTCCCATGCAAGGTCTTTACAGGATGTCTTGGAAGCAATGAATTCAAACAATTCTGGAGGGTAACTAGGCCGACCTTCCGCGTAATTCTCCGCCTGTTTAATGAACAATTCTgccatctctccctctctcctctctATCTCCCGTTTTCAGGTTGTCAGGTTGGATCTATTCAACTTTGGCTGCCAtttatagattaaaaaaaaaaaaaaaattgaagataatTACGGATCAGACCCACGTtgcaaaatttctcaacttTACAGGAAGGTTCAACCGAGGAAGGTTCATGGGTGCAAGTGTAATGATGTGTTAGTTTTGAGTGGAAAAAGTGTAAGGGTATATGTCACTAGAAAACGACTGCGTAAATGTGAGTTGCTGGAAAATTGacccactaattttttttcacaccaaTTGATTCTACTGTAAGAAAATTGTATCAGATGAATGACCAACAATTTAGTGAATTTTAATCCAGTGCATCAAAAATATGTAGTTTTTGGATTGGAATTTCCTAAAACTGGGTTGTCTGCATCTTAAGAGAGATGAATCGTAGAGTTTACCTATCCCGAATAGGTGAGCATAAAACTCTATTTTGCTCAAGACAAGTGAACCCAAGATTCTCTCGGCCGATTCAATTGTCCTTTTTTATGAGATGGGTTTTTCAACACACATTAGAGATTGTTGGATAATGAATTGATTTTACAGGTCATGGTGGGCTCCATTTAGTTTTGGTTGCAACTTTGTGTCTTTTCTACTGCACTCACACATCTTGACCTTTCCATGGAAAAATATTCTTGGccgatttttatattttaaggaaaagtacactttactcTCTCAAagttaggggtgcaaaggcggttacggttagcagttagtggcaataaccgctaaccgtaaccgccctagcggttagtaaatttcactaaccgcaaccgctaaccgcctagcggttagcggttagcggttagtggccggttagcggttagtgaaatagataaccgcccgctaaccgcttttttaaaaattgggctttttgggcttttttttaccctcatttttttttcttgtatttttaatatcttcttgggcccaattactataaatatttgaattgtcattggatcatatgattaagtgttgatcttataaacttacaaacaaacaaaaatacttcaattgtagttataagtaacacattgtttaatccaatgtcaattacttaatttgatattatatgaatcacattgtcattgtcattgtacatgaataattgattaagtattggaattgtaattggatcatatagttaaatatttatcttatacatttatattattcaatatgcatataatataactataagcaattatatatatatatatatatataaaattcaaaattgttcaaaattgttaattttcttcttttttttttttctttcaaaaaatggttaaatttctttttctaaaaaatgttcaaaaaatacattaatacttcaattgtgattataagtaacacattgttgaatctaatgtcaattacttaatttgatattatataatcatatagtctcattaaattatatcatatgattcatatgattaattatttaaattcttatcatatttacttataatcttttttctttgaattgaacttaatatctaatggtaaatggtaatgttcaaactcctaaatcctaaatttctaaagtatctaataatgctttaattaaattgtagacttgtagttataagtaacatattgtttaattcaattgaatcaattgtgattatcattgtacatgaatcatatgattaacttgtagacttatgacttatgagttatgtcatattatatatgtattatttattattatataatcatatgatttaatgatcaagtcatcatgtgatataatcatatcaattatagtgataatatataaattactaaaaattataatacattagtacttaaattatgtttataagtaacacattggtcattgtttaatccaatgtcaattacttaatttgatattatacgaatcatatcatcattgtacattaataatatgattcacttgaagtcttgaataaagtatttgaattgtcattgaatcatatgattaactattgatattatacatttatattattcatatacatatgtagacttatatagacatataggtttataacatacattggaaataagtctctagatatttaattgttgtattagtatgaattagtatacttatgagttatgtcatattatatatgtataatttgttattatataatcaaatgatttaataatcaatttcatgtgatataatcatataaattatagtgataatatattaatactcaaattgtgatttaattattttttaaaaaaaattgtgatttaatgatcaagtgattatatgatataatcatataaattatagtgataatatattaatactcaaattgtgatttaattattttaaaaaaaaaaattgtgatttaatgatcaagtgattatgttatatgtataaatatttttataattataattataaaaatatattatataaaaaggcggttagcggttacggttagtagacccaataaccgctaaccgctaaccgctaggcggttatggcggttaagcggttagcggttaatgcggttagacggttaggcggttaggcggttggcggttatagcggttagcggttagcgggcggttaaaaaccgcccgcctttgcacccctactcAAAGTTTGAGatgatttttaattcgaccatcaatgttttaatttttacaatgtaCTACCCCCCCaaatttgcaaatttttttcaatttgaccaatttcatccaaaaattttcatattgcccataattttttattttttttttataaaaaaattaaaaaaatatatattcggggtggccgtagtcacccctttggccatctggccatttttgcaacccccaaattattattatttttttttataaaaagtaaaaaaattggggacaatatgagaatttttggatgaaattggttgaattgaaaaaaatttgcaagtttgagggggtgcattgcaaaaattgaaacattggtggtcgaattaaaaattgccccaaactttgaaaaataaagtataattttccctataatttatatatggcgCCGTTCGGCCATTTTGGTGAAGGTGGGTAGTAGCTCCGTGTGAGAGACAGCAACAACTTTGTAgagagaaaaacagagaaagagatGGGCAGCAGCTTCCAAGGGCTGCAAGCTTTAGggaattaagatttttttctcttttgtaataAATTCTCTTTTATGTGAGTGTGAGCTTGGGTATATTATGACTTTTGGATTTGAGTAGTTTaattgtactactctttgtactccatcttttgttagtaaattttttttttattgtcttcGGTAGTAGATGTAGACTTGTTATTCGAATCACTTAAATTTTAGTGTCTTGTGTGACTGGTTGTTATTTTCTATGCTGCTATTTTCCTGCTTTATTACtgatcttataattattttatctcaacagAGGTAGTAGCCAAAATCAAATTTGGTGACAACTTATTTTCTCTTTGGAGAATTGGATTATTTGAAGAGAGGCAGGTCCAACTTGGTCTGCCTCACTAGTCAGTGCAGAATATAAGCACGTCATGGTTACAGAGAAAGAGGCTTCGTAATCACATCGGCACGCCAAGTTGTTTTGTAGCTAAACATCCAACAATCACCTAAAAATTCTTCTTATCCAAATGGCAAGCTCAAGATGATGTAATTCTGGTGGGTTGGGTAGTGGAAGAGGTTGATGAGCCCATTGATAGGGAAAGGTGGTAAGCTATTCTATTTCCCACCACACAGAATGTACAACAGGTGTTTGATATAAATACATAGAGAGGAAAGTGAGGTGctacaatgaaaatgaaaacagaaaagGAGAGTTAATCTTAAGGTCGGCCCAAtgtattttggggccttaggtgaaactttgaaatgaagccttatttccttttttaagtaaaaaaaaaatatatatattttaatattattattatattttattttaaaaatcattcttttcgCTTTTTGGGATGAAAAATtactgattaagtttttataatcaATATTTGCTAACATccatttttcaattgataatatggctaatgcatttaatttctcttgtgacattgttgatcttaggtaggattttattaattttaattttgaaaaacttNNNNNNNNNNNNNNNNNNNNNNNNNNNNNNNNNNNNNNNNNNNNNNNNNNNNNNNNNNNNNNNNNNNNNNNNNNNNNNNNNNNNNNNNNNNNNNNNNNNNtttcttgttcatttatgagtttttaccTAAATTATcatcaatattttgtttattactaataacaaatttatttagagcttctctttgagattcaatcaatttctctgctcttcttcttcttcttcttttttcttttttctttttttgttttattttttattttttaagtttttgatatcccgatgcatattttctactaAGAGAcatgtttgattaaaaatattaacaaattaaacaaacacaaattttttttttttatatatatatattctgactataataaaataaattataaaaatagaacaataaatcATAGAGGCAAAGACTAGAGAGTTCTtagaaatttctcaatttggaGAGGAAGAAGGTTTTGTAGAATTAGTATGAAGGTTCTTGATCTTCGAGAGAGCCAGAAAAATTGTAGGCTAAATAATAGACATGAGTGAAAGTTCTCTTTCTTATGTGAAATTCCAACAATAAAGAGACAAGAGACAGCCTGCGTTCCACTTTGAGAATAAACAATACTATTTGATTCATCTTTTAATGTGAAATTCCATCGCTCAAAGACAATTGATGTTGGTGATaggttttttaataatattccATTCTCCAAATTCCATCAAAGAGACAGACATTGGTTAgagagcttttttctttttctttttttgaattattattattattattttatgctgatccttattaaattgggccttattaaatttttttggggccttattaaatgGAGCCCTAGGCGACCGACGGCCTAAGTGGCCTAGCCTTTGGGCTGGCCCTTTATCTACTGCTGCTGATATAAACATCAAGCGCAACCTCTCATTGCTTTGTAAacaaaatagcaattttaacaATGATATTCGGTGTCCATTAGTTAAACTTCTAATCAATAGCATTCAACAGCAGAATTCCATTATATTAAATGGCAATGTGATCAACACAATTGATAGGGGAAATGGACTCAATACTCATTTGGAGCAAAATGGTTTAGTTCAATACCCCCACGCTG
It contains:
- the LOC132188683 gene encoding uncharacterized protein LOC132188683; its protein translation is MAELFIKQAENYAEGRPSYPPELFEFIASKTSCKDLAWDVGTGSGQAAQSLAGMYKNVIATDTSPKQLSFAPKLPNITYQQTPSTMSIAELESKVAPQSSVDVVTIAQAFHWFDLPNFYQQVKWILKKPHGVIAAWCYTVPEVNDSVDSVFKPYYGITVEPYWEPARKLVDDKYRSIHFPFEPVDGVDHTGPFEFVAEKLMDLDHYFTYLKSWSAYQTAREKGVELLSDDVVEDFKRAWNEDGKDHKVVKFPIYLRIGRVGNT